In a genomic window of Streptomyces katrae:
- a CDS encoding D-alanyl-D-alanine carboxypeptidase family protein, whose amino-acid sequence MSAKKTALTVLSAALLVPAMLVPPSTAHAATVPPADGKGRPKQAPAAPAPPPSMSTVGGPRLGQPGTQVNLLPGAPALPANLSGRSWIVADAETGEVLAAHNAHWRLPPASTLKMLFADTVLPTLPKDQVHHVTDQDMDGVGPGSSLVGVKEDHDYTVHDLWLGVFLRSGNDAVHVLSAMNGGVDKTVKDMQAHAEELQALDTHVVSPDGYDAPEQVSSAYDLTLIARSGLQKQDFREYCGTAEARFPGRQEAGRPREYFEIQNTNRLMTGAGGVSPYKGIAGVKNGNTTMAGSTFTGAAQRGNKKLLVTVMNPDHGGLNSVYEETADLFDWGFAAIGKVKPVGALVPPKNADTKPYGSPAKSHENTPVADGPPAGGGGLGTALAIAGGALAVVAGGAFVVNRRWPRGRRGQGS is encoded by the coding sequence GTGTCTGCCAAGAAGACCGCGCTGACGGTCCTTTCCGCCGCACTGCTCGTTCCGGCGATGCTCGTCCCGCCCTCGACCGCGCATGCGGCGACGGTCCCGCCCGCGGACGGGAAGGGACGGCCGAAGCAGGCCCCGGCGGCGCCCGCACCGCCGCCTTCGATGTCCACGGTCGGCGGCCCCCGGCTCGGCCAGCCCGGCACCCAGGTGAACCTCCTGCCCGGCGCTCCCGCACTGCCCGCGAACCTCAGCGGCCGGTCCTGGATCGTGGCCGACGCCGAAACGGGCGAGGTCCTCGCGGCCCACAACGCCCACTGGCGGCTGCCCCCGGCGTCGACCCTGAAGATGCTCTTCGCGGACACCGTGCTGCCCACCCTGCCCAAGGACCAGGTGCACCACGTCACCGACCAGGACATGGACGGCGTCGGCCCGGGCAGCAGCCTGGTCGGGGTCAAGGAGGACCACGACTACACCGTCCACGACCTGTGGCTCGGGGTGTTCCTGCGCTCCGGCAACGACGCCGTGCACGTGCTTTCGGCCATGAACGGCGGCGTCGACAAGACCGTCAAGGACATGCAGGCGCACGCCGAGGAACTGCAGGCCCTGGACACGCACGTGGTCTCGCCCGACGGCTACGACGCCCCGGAACAGGTCTCCAGCGCCTACGACCTCACCCTCATCGCCCGCTCCGGACTCCAGAAGCAGGACTTCCGCGAGTACTGCGGCACCGCCGAGGCCAGGTTCCCGGGCCGCCAGGAGGCGGGCCGGCCGCGCGAGTACTTCGAGATCCAGAACACCAACCGGCTGATGACCGGCGCCGGCGGCGTCAGCCCGTACAAGGGCATCGCGGGGGTGAAGAACGGCAACACCACCATGGCCGGCTCCACCTTCACCGGCGCGGCCCAGCGCGGGAACAAGAAGCTGCTGGTCACGGTGATGAACCCGGACCACGGCGGGCTCAACTCGGTCTACGAGGAGACGGCCGACCTCTTCGACTGGGGTTTCGCGGCGATCGGCAAGGTCAAGCCGGTCGGCGCGCTGGTGCCGCCGAAGAACGCGGACACCAAGCCCTACGGCTCCCCCGCGAAGTCCCACGAGAACACCCCTGTGGCCGACGGCCCGCCGGCGGGCGGCGGCGGCCTCGGCACCGCGCTCGCCATCGCGGGCGGAGCGCTGGCCGTGGTCGCGGGCGGAGCCTTCGTGGTCAACCGCCGCTGGCCGCGCGGCCGCCGCGGCCAGGGCTCCTAG
- a CDS encoding SCO4848 family membrane protein translates to MKLSRTASWFLAAFGAWSWVIWSTFVKNLFNDASGLAFDDGRPTAYFWVHLLLAVTSFLLGTAVGVIGLRSVLALRRESR, encoded by the coding sequence ATGAAACTCAGCCGCACCGCGTCCTGGTTCCTCGCAGCGTTCGGAGCTTGGTCCTGGGTGATCTGGTCCACGTTCGTCAAGAACCTCTTCAATGACGCCAGCGGTCTGGCTTTCGATGACGGTCGGCCCACTGCCTACTTCTGGGTCCACCTCCTGCTCGCGGTGACGTCCTTCCTCCTGGGGACGGCCGTCGGAGTGATCGGGTTGCGCAGCGTCCTCGCACTGCGACGCGAATCACGATGA
- a CDS encoding metallophosphoesterase — protein sequence MTVFVVIVGVVAVLALLGMVHRWLWVRLVRDTTRPGGPARRAGTVLAFALPLLSLAALLAGRAGAPFWFQRLVAWPGFMWLAVLLYLTLAMLVAEPVRRVWLRRTGRNAAAAAGPDPAGVPAGPSGTPAPAAGAPAAAPVREPAPTHEPAPRPGPGSAAPAAAEARAGQRAEALAAPAGEGAGAPGPAAVAGGVTRRVFVARTLGGAAVAAAGVTVGTGTYGVLRGPRIKRVQVPLARLPRAAHGFRIAVVSDVHLGPVLGRAHTQRIVDTVNRTQPDLIAVVGDLVDGNVHDLGPAAEPLRALRSRHGSFFVTGNHEYFSGAQQWVDHVRELGLTPLENARRELPHFDLAGVNDVQGEKEGNGPDFQAALGDRDRSRASVLLAHQPVVIHDAVRHGVDLQLSGHTHGGQLWPGNYLAELANPTVAGLERYGDTQLYVSRGAGAWGPPVRVGAPSDITVVELASYHT from the coding sequence ATGACCGTGTTTGTGGTGATTGTCGGGGTCGTCGCGGTCCTCGCGCTGCTGGGGATGGTCCATCGGTGGCTGTGGGTGCGGCTGGTCCGTGACACCACCCGCCCGGGCGGGCCCGCGCGGCGGGCCGGGACGGTCCTGGCGTTCGCGCTGCCGCTGCTGTCGCTGGCCGCCCTGCTCGCGGGCCGCGCCGGAGCCCCGTTCTGGTTCCAGCGGCTGGTGGCCTGGCCGGGCTTCATGTGGCTCGCGGTGCTGCTGTACCTGACGCTGGCGATGCTGGTGGCGGAACCCGTCCGCCGCGTATGGCTCCGCCGGACCGGCCGGAACGCCGCCGCCGCGGCGGGGCCGGACCCCGCCGGGGTGCCCGCCGGCCCGTCCGGCACCCCGGCGCCTGCGGCCGGGGCGCCTGCGGCCGCCCCGGTGCGCGAGCCCGCCCCCACGCACGAACCCGCCCCCCGCCCCGGCCCGGGCTCCGCGGCCCCGGCCGCGGCGGAGGCGCGGGCCGGGCAGCGGGCCGAGGCGCTGGCGGCCCCGGCCGGGGAAGGGGCCGGCGCCCCGGGGCCCGCTGCCGTCGCCGGCGGGGTCACCCGGCGGGTGTTCGTCGCGCGCACCCTCGGCGGGGCGGCCGTCGCCGCCGCCGGGGTGACCGTCGGGACCGGGACGTACGGGGTGCTGCGCGGGCCGCGCATCAAGCGGGTGCAGGTGCCCCTCGCCCGGCTGCCCCGCGCCGCCCACGGCTTCCGGATCGCCGTCGTCAGCGACGTCCACCTGGGCCCGGTCCTCGGCCGCGCCCACACCCAGCGCATCGTCGACACCGTCAACCGCACCCAGCCCGACCTCATCGCCGTCGTCGGGGACCTCGTCGACGGCAACGTCCACGACCTCGGCCCCGCCGCCGAACCCCTGCGCGCGCTGCGCTCCCGCCACGGCAGCTTCTTCGTCACCGGCAACCACGAGTACTTCTCCGGCGCCCAGCAGTGGGTCGACCACGTCCGCGAACTCGGCCTGACCCCGCTGGAGAACGCCCGCCGCGAGCTGCCCCACTTCGACCTCGCCGGCGTCAACGACGTGCAGGGGGAGAAGGAGGGCAACGGTCCCGACTTCCAGGCCGCCCTCGGCGACCGCGACCGCTCCCGCGCCTCCGTGCTCCTCGCCCACCAGCCGGTCGTCATCCACGACGCCGTCCGCCACGGCGTGGACCTCCAGCTCTCCGGCCACACCCACGGCGGCCAGCTCTGGCCGGGCAACTACCTCGCCGAGCTCGCCAACCCGACCGTCGCGGGCCTGGAGCGGTACGGGGACACCCAGCTGTACGTGTCCCGGGGCGCGGGCGCCTGGGGGCCGCCGGTCCGGGTCGGCGCGCCGTCCGACATCACGGTCGTAGAACTCGCCTCATACCACACCTGA
- a CDS encoding ABC transporter substrate-binding protein encodes MGSVRTKVIAAGLVLAAAGGVAAWQLLPMGGEGHGAIRVGTTDAVSALDPAGAYDAGSWALYSNLFQSLLTMKPGSDTPVPDAASSCAFVGQKLTTYRCELRSDLTFGRGRQVTAEDVKFSFDRIKQINSDQGPAPLFNTLESVKAEGRSVIFNLAAPDATFPFKIATGAASIVDKEQYPAKGLRADGKADGSGPFTLTGYKAGSTAQLKPNPAYKGQAKPAQTAVTVRYFKDSAQLDQAWKDHQIEVAHRDMPPSVLAGLNPGLKDTRYQTSGGTETRHMVFNVRPGSTVQKPAVRQAIAAALDRSKIAADVYKGTVTPLYSLVPAGIAGHSTPFFDTYPSPSGATARKLLTDAGVSVPVSLTLGVNTRGANLAEAEEIKRQLESTGLFQLNVKPVEAWADFQKAYAAGEFDAYTIGWIADFPDADNFLAPLVGKDSSMNNGFSDKTVEDLITRTQSYQDRGEASNDFHELQRVVSQQIPLLPIWQKKDYVLSREAVTGLQYLSDGTGVWRLWELNWL; translated from the coding sequence ATGGGCTCTGTCCGCACGAAGGTCATCGCGGCCGGGCTGGTCCTCGCCGCCGCGGGCGGGGTGGCCGCCTGGCAGCTGCTGCCCATGGGCGGCGAGGGCCACGGCGCCATCCGCGTCGGGACCACCGACGCCGTCTCCGCCCTGGACCCGGCCGGGGCCTACGACGCCGGCTCCTGGGCCCTGTACAGCAACCTCTTCCAGTCGCTGCTGACGATGAAGCCCGGCTCCGACACCCCGGTCCCGGACGCCGCGTCCTCCTGTGCCTTCGTCGGGCAGAAGCTGACCACCTACCGGTGCGAGCTGCGCTCCGACCTCACCTTCGGCAGGGGCCGCCAGGTCACCGCCGAGGACGTGAAGTTCTCCTTCGACCGCATCAAGCAGATCAACTCCGACCAGGGCCCGGCCCCGCTGTTCAACACCCTGGAGTCGGTCAAGGCCGAGGGCCGCAGCGTCATCTTCAACCTGGCCGCCCCCGACGCCACCTTCCCCTTCAAGATCGCGACGGGCGCCGCCTCGATCGTGGACAAGGAGCAGTACCCGGCGAAGGGGCTGCGCGCGGACGGCAAGGCCGACGGCTCGGGCCCGTTCACCCTGACCGGCTACAAGGCCGGTTCGACCGCCCAGCTCAAGCCCAACCCGGCGTACAAGGGGCAGGCCAAGCCCGCCCAGACGGCCGTCACCGTCCGGTACTTCAAGGACTCGGCCCAGCTGGACCAGGCCTGGAAGGACCACCAGATCGAGGTCGCGCACCGCGACATGCCCCCGTCGGTGCTCGCGGGCCTCAACCCGGGTCTGAAGGACACCCGCTACCAGACCTCCGGCGGCACCGAGACCCGTCACATGGTCTTCAACGTCCGCCCCGGCTCCACGGTCCAGAAGCCGGCCGTCCGCCAGGCCATCGCCGCCGCGCTGGACCGGTCCAAGATCGCCGCTGATGTCTACAAGGGCACGGTCACCCCGCTGTACTCCCTGGTCCCGGCCGGGATCGCCGGGCACAGCACGCCGTTCTTCGACACCTACCCCTCGCCCAGCGGCGCGACCGCCCGCAAGCTCCTCACGGACGCGGGCGTCAGCGTGCCGGTCTCCCTCACCCTCGGGGTCAACACGCGCGGCGCGAACCTGGCCGAGGCCGAGGAGATCAAGCGGCAGCTGGAGTCCACCGGGCTGTTCCAGCTGAACGTCAAGCCGGTCGAGGCCTGGGCGGACTTCCAGAAGGCCTACGCGGCGGGCGAGTTCGACGCCTACACCATCGGCTGGATCGCCGACTTCCCGGACGCGGACAACTTCCTCGCCCCGCTGGTCGGCAAGGACTCCAGCATGAACAACGGCTTCTCGGACAAGACCGTCGAGGACCTCATCACCCGGACCCAGTCCTACCAGGACCGCGGTGAGGCCTCCAACGACTTCCACGAGCTCCAGCGGGTGGTCTCCCAGCAGATCCCGCTGCTGCCGATCTGGCAGAAGAAGGACTACGTCCTCTCCCGCGAGGCCGTCACCGGCCTTCAGTACCTCTCCGACGGCACGGGCGTGTGGCGCCTGTGGGAGCTCAACTGGCTGTAG
- a CDS encoding MarR family winged helix-turn-helix transcriptional regulator, with product MEQPGEERDMVAGVVDQWQRERPDLAQALWPVEVLARIQRMNRIIDKYLKAFTAGHGLEVGELDVLLSLRRSGPPYALTAGALLPAAMVTSGAITNRIDRLEAKGLVERVRDGADRRSVRIRLTEKGHALADSVMEDHLEHYAGLLAPLDRAQCDALGAALRTLLVAHGDTLGPATAS from the coding sequence ATGGAGCAGCCCGGAGAAGAACGAGACATGGTGGCCGGGGTCGTCGACCAGTGGCAGAGGGAGCGCCCGGACCTGGCGCAGGCCCTGTGGCCCGTCGAGGTACTGGCCCGGATCCAGCGCATGAACCGGATCATCGACAAGTACCTCAAGGCCTTCACCGCCGGACACGGCCTGGAGGTGGGAGAGCTCGACGTACTGCTCAGCCTGCGCCGGTCGGGTCCGCCCTACGCGCTGACCGCCGGGGCCCTGCTGCCGGCGGCCATGGTGACCTCAGGCGCGATCACCAACCGGATCGACCGCCTGGAGGCCAAGGGCCTGGTGGAACGGGTCCGCGACGGCGCCGACCGCCGCTCGGTGCGGATCCGCCTGACGGAGAAGGGCCACGCGCTGGCCGACTCCGTCATGGAGGACCACCTGGAGCACTACGCGGGCCTGCTCGCCCCGTTGGACCGCGCGCAGTGCGACGCGCTGGGCGCCGCCCTGCGCACGCTCCTGGTGGCCCACGGGGACACCCTCGGCCCGGCTACAGCCAGTTGA
- a CDS encoding MFS transporter → MTVTGTTESSRTTGSATAPAPGPVPVLWLALLATPIAAGANAPVLILPDMARSLGVADATAAWLLTAFGWAMAVGTPLTAGLLRRRGLAAVLRLATVLVLAGTLLVAVSPWLPLTLLGRCAQAAGGAGFVAAAVSLAGSARRMGVISAGFGMLGASGPLLGRTLADGASWRLALAVQAVSLLAVPVVLRRAGHAAPAPAGRFDARGAALLTAFATALVLLPTQPLAALGAALAVAVLLALHVRRRPDGFVPAALLRRPVFVISALLALALSASYFTLLFSVPRLLADRAGWDAASAGVWQLAALLAGSALSWLLAAASARMGRAAVRGVLVAAGAAAALTGVLASSGPLLVVATGVGVFTASAANAVLSTHAVASAPDEAHRPSAIGLFTLCYQLGGAFGPAVATLLVLGA, encoded by the coding sequence ATGACGGTCACCGGCACCACCGAGAGCAGCAGGACGACGGGGAGTGCCACGGCGCCGGCCCCGGGCCCCGTCCCGGTCCTCTGGCTCGCCCTGCTCGCCACGCCCATCGCCGCCGGGGCCAACGCGCCCGTGCTGATCCTCCCGGACATGGCCCGCTCCCTCGGCGTGGCCGACGCCACCGCCGCCTGGCTGCTCACCGCCTTCGGCTGGGCCATGGCCGTCGGCACCCCCCTGACCGCCGGACTCCTGCGCCGCCGCGGCCTGGCGGCGGTGCTCCGGCTGGCCACCGTCCTCGTCCTGGCGGGCACCCTGCTCGTCGCCGTCTCCCCCTGGCTGCCGCTCACCCTCCTCGGCCGCTGCGCCCAGGCCGCCGGCGGCGCGGGATTCGTCGCGGCGGCGGTGAGCCTCGCCGGATCCGCCCGCCGGATGGGCGTGATCAGCGCCGGGTTCGGCATGCTCGGCGCCTCCGGACCCCTCCTCGGCCGGACCCTCGCGGACGGCGCCTCCTGGCGCCTCGCCCTCGCCGTCCAGGCGGTCTCCCTGCTGGCGGTGCCCGTGGTCCTGCGCCGCGCCGGACACGCCGCCCCCGCACCCGCGGGCCGCTTCGACGCCCGCGGCGCCGCCCTGCTGACCGCGTTCGCCACCGCCCTCGTCCTGCTGCCGACCCAGCCGCTCGCCGCCCTGGGCGCCGCCCTCGCCGTCGCCGTCCTGCTCGCCCTGCACGTGCGCCGCCGCCCCGACGGGTTCGTACCCGCCGCGCTGCTGCGCCGGCCCGTCTTCGTGATCTCGGCGCTGCTCGCGCTGGCCCTGTCGGCCTCCTACTTCACCCTGCTCTTCTCGGTGCCCCGGCTGCTCGCCGACCGCGCCGGATGGGACGCCGCCTCCGCCGGGGTCTGGCAGCTGGCCGCCCTGCTCGCCGGCTCCGCCCTGTCCTGGCTGCTCGCCGCCGCCTCCGCCCGGATGGGCCGCGCGGCCGTGCGCGGCGTGCTCGTCGCCGCCGGAGCCGCCGCCGCACTCACCGGGGTCCTCGCCTCCTCCGGTCCGCTGCTGGTCGTGGCCACCGGGGTCGGCGTCTTCACCGCCAGCGCCGCCAACGCCGTCCTGTCGACGCACGCCGTGGCCTCCGCCCCCGACGAGGCCCACCGGCCCAGCGCCATCGGCCTGTTCACCCTCTGCTACCAGCTCGGCGGCGCCTTCGGCCCGGCGGTCGCCACCCTCCTCGTCCTTGGCGCCTGA
- a CDS encoding glutathione S-transferase family protein, with amino-acid sequence MSNVSPGKGYSRDSRYITTRITADGRDGFPVEPGRYRLVVSRACPWAHRTVIFRRLLGLEKALPMAIAGPTHDKRSWTFDLDPGGRDPVLGIERLQEAFLARDPEYDRGITVPAIVDVPSGAVVTNDYAQLTLDLALEWAAYHRDGAPDLYPVALRPQIDAIGEEIYADVNDGVYRTGFAKSQEAYEEAYGRLFARLDRLSERLEHSRYLVGETITEADVRLFTSLVRFDAVYHGHFKCNRQKLSEMPVLWAYARDLFQTPGFGDTVDFGHIKQHFYVVHGHINPTGIVPAGPDPSGWLEPHGREALGGRPFGDGTPPGPPSPAETVPPLHAAARS; translated from the coding sequence ATGAGCAACGTAAGCCCCGGCAAGGGGTATTCACGCGACAGCCGCTACATCACCACCCGGATCACCGCGGACGGGCGCGACGGTTTTCCGGTGGAGCCCGGCCGCTACCGTCTCGTGGTGAGCCGTGCCTGCCCCTGGGCGCACCGCACGGTGATCTTCCGGCGGCTCCTGGGCCTGGAGAAGGCCCTGCCCATGGCGATAGCGGGGCCGACGCACGACAAGCGCAGCTGGACCTTCGACCTGGACCCGGGCGGCCGCGACCCGGTGCTGGGCATAGAGCGCCTCCAGGAGGCGTTCCTGGCCCGCGACCCCGAGTACGACCGGGGCATCACGGTGCCGGCGATCGTGGACGTGCCGAGCGGTGCGGTGGTCACCAACGACTACGCGCAGCTGACCCTCGACCTGGCGCTGGAGTGGGCGGCGTACCACCGCGACGGGGCGCCGGACCTGTACCCGGTCGCGCTGCGGCCTCAGATCGACGCGATCGGCGAGGAGATCTACGCGGACGTGAACGACGGTGTCTACCGCACCGGGTTCGCCAAGTCGCAGGAGGCGTACGAGGAGGCGTACGGGCGCCTCTTCGCCCGTCTCGACCGGCTCTCCGAGCGGCTGGAGCACTCCCGCTACCTGGTCGGCGAGACGATCACGGAGGCGGACGTGCGGCTGTTCACCTCGCTGGTGCGCTTCGACGCCGTCTACCACGGCCACTTCAAGTGCAACCGGCAGAAGCTGAGCGAGATGCCCGTGCTGTGGGCGTACGCGCGGGACCTGTTCCAGACGCCCGGCTTCGGCGACACGGTCGACTTCGGCCACATCAAGCAGCACTTCTACGTGGTCCACGGGCACATCAACCCGACCGGGATCGTCCCCGCCGGCCCCGACCCCTCGGGCTGGCTGGAACCGCACGGCCGTGAGGCGCTGGGCGGACGCCCCTTCGGGGACGGCACCCCGCCCGGGCCGCCCTCCCCCGCCGAGACCGTCCCGCCCCTGCACGCCGCGGCGCGGTCCTGA
- a CDS encoding TetR family transcriptional regulator, whose amino-acid sequence MTDQKAPKSEQTRTLILETALRLFQERGFDKTTMRAIAKEAGVSVGNAYYYYESKEHLVQGFYDRISAAHQAAVRPILDQETDLQKRLAGVLTSWLDIAAPYHEFASQFFKNAADPESPLSPFSPESEPARQAAIDIHREVLAGAKTKVPAELADVLPELMWLSQMGLVLYWVFDRSPESEKTRRLAERGAQLTTRGIVLARFRVLRPLVREVHELFADFLPGMAQTAVSRGGKRASDPDPAEG is encoded by the coding sequence GTGACAGATCAGAAGGCTCCCAAGAGCGAGCAGACCCGCACGCTCATCCTCGAAACCGCGCTCCGCCTGTTCCAGGAACGCGGGTTCGACAAGACGACCATGCGGGCCATCGCCAAGGAGGCGGGGGTCTCGGTCGGCAACGCGTATTACTACTACGAATCGAAGGAACACCTGGTCCAGGGGTTCTACGACCGGATCAGCGCCGCCCACCAGGCGGCGGTCCGGCCGATCCTGGACCAGGAGACCGACCTCCAGAAGCGGCTCGCCGGGGTGCTGACGAGCTGGCTGGACATCGCGGCGCCGTACCACGAGTTCGCCTCCCAGTTCTTCAAGAACGCGGCGGATCCCGAGAGTCCGCTCAGCCCGTTCTCCCCGGAATCGGAACCGGCGCGGCAGGCGGCCATCGACATCCACCGCGAGGTGCTGGCCGGGGCGAAGACCAAGGTGCCGGCCGAGCTGGCCGACGTGCTGCCGGAGTTGATGTGGCTCTCGCAGATGGGCCTCGTCCTGTACTGGGTCTTCGACCGCTCCCCGGAGAGCGAGAAGACCCGGCGGCTCGCCGAGCGGGGCGCGCAGCTGACGACCCGCGGCATCGTCCTGGCCCGCTTCCGGGTGCTGCGGCCGCTGGTGCGGGAAGTGCACGAGCTGTTCGCGGACTTCCTGCCGGGCATGGCCCAGACCGCGGTGTCGCGGGGCGGCAAGCGGGCCTCGGACCCGGATCCCGCGGAGGGCTGA
- a CDS encoding thiol-disulfide oxidoreductase DCC family protein yields MAEQVPVRYLTVLYDRDCPVCVHIRNWLVRQRQLVPLRLVPAASAQAWRRFPQLAHAQTLREITVVGDQGQVWRGTDAFIMCLWALAEHRARAGWLATPAGRPFAKAAMHTAAAVRHAVRAKSEAEPGEPACDDQCPAPR; encoded by the coding sequence ATGGCGGAGCAGGTGCCCGTCCGGTACCTGACCGTCCTCTACGACCGCGACTGCCCGGTGTGCGTGCACATCCGCAACTGGCTGGTCCGGCAGCGCCAGCTGGTCCCGCTACGGCTGGTCCCGGCCGCGTCCGCCCAGGCCTGGCGGCGGTTCCCCCAGCTCGCCCACGCCCAGACCCTCCGCGAGATCACCGTGGTCGGGGACCAGGGTCAGGTGTGGCGGGGGACGGACGCCTTCATCATGTGCCTGTGGGCACTGGCCGAGCACCGGGCCAGGGCCGGCTGGCTGGCCACCCCGGCCGGCCGGCCCTTCGCCAAGGCCGCGATGCACACGGCCGCCGCCGTCCGGCACGCGGTCCGTGCCAAGTCCGAAGCGGAGCCCGGGGAACCGGCCTGTGACGACCAGTGCCCGGCTCCCCGATAA
- a CDS encoding serine hydrolase domain-containing protein, which translates to MRRRRVKPALLLPLVLGASLLSGCGTPAAAGDPADCPAGQVSRGGVCLAGDAAAFARAQVQGSLAKYKLTASMAEVWTGGERVASVAAGQSMTGIPATPDMRFRNGAVVIPYLTSALLKLVDEGRVSLDDSISRWRPDLPHADAITLRMLASTTSGYADYVRDPKFLAALYENPFRHWTSQELVRISVDKPLVRAPGSGFAYSHANWQILGDIIGKVRGRPLAEVMREEIIGPLGLTGTSNPSTAEIPAPVLHAFDNERKVFEDSTYWDPSWTIAPGAVMTSTMADMAKSFAAIGEGRLLSPESHKAQLTPVATVQPGVSYALGLVVDGDWILQNPSFAGYAATVAYLPAKKLAIATVATQGKGSTVQNASTEVLIALAAHLAPDHPLKLR; encoded by the coding sequence GTGCGCCGTCGTCGTGTGAAGCCCGCGCTGTTGCTCCCGCTGGTGCTCGGGGCGTCCCTGTTGTCCGGCTGCGGGACCCCCGCGGCCGCCGGGGACCCGGCCGACTGCCCGGCCGGGCAGGTTTCCCGGGGCGGGGTCTGCCTGGCGGGGGACGCCGCCGCCTTCGCGCGGGCGCAGGTCCAGGGGTCGTTGGCGAAGTACAAGCTCACCGCCTCGATGGCGGAGGTGTGGACCGGCGGCGAGCGGGTCGCCTCCGTCGCCGCCGGGCAGTCCATGACCGGGATCCCCGCCACCCCCGACATGCGGTTCCGCAACGGGGCCGTCGTGATCCCGTACCTGACGTCCGCGCTGCTCAAGCTCGTCGACGAGGGCCGGGTCTCCCTGGACGACAGCATCTCCCGCTGGCGCCCCGACCTGCCGCACGCGGACGCGATCACGCTGCGGATGCTGGCCTCCACCACCTCCGGGTACGCCGACTACGTCCGGGACCCGAAGTTCCTCGCCGCCCTGTACGAGAACCCGTTCCGGCACTGGACGTCGCAGGAGCTCGTCCGGATCTCCGTGGACAAGCCCCTGGTGCGGGCGCCGGGTTCGGGGTTCGCCTACTCGCACGCCAACTGGCAGATCCTGGGCGACATCATCGGCAAAGTGCGGGGCCGGCCCCTGGCCGAGGTGATGCGCGAGGAGATCATCGGGCCGCTGGGGCTGACCGGGACCTCGAACCCGTCCACGGCCGAGATCCCCGCGCCGGTCCTGCACGCCTTCGACAACGAGCGCAAGGTGTTCGAGGACTCCACGTACTGGGACCCGTCGTGGACGATCGCGCCGGGGGCGGTGATGACGTCCACGATGGCGGACATGGCGAAGTCCTTCGCGGCGATCGGCGAGGGCAGGCTGCTGAGCCCGGAGTCCCACAAGGCGCAGCTCACGCCGGTGGCAACGGTGCAGCCGGGGGTCTCGTACGCCCTGGGGCTGGTCGTGGACGGTGACTGGATCCTGCAGAACCCTTCCTTCGCCGGATACGCGGCGACCGTGGCCTACCTGCCAGCCAAGAAGCTGGCGATCGCGACCGTGGCCACCCAGGGCAAGGGCAGCACGGTGCAGAACGCGAGCACGGAGGTCCTGATCGCCCTGGCGGCCCACCTCGCCCCGGACCACCCGCTGAAGCTCCGCTGA
- a CDS encoding Uma2 family endonuclease yields the protein MSAAPAEHPPSEWPLLDLANRLMEQYPGHRVEIIGGQILVSPPADRAHARALTGLMLPFLDAGLHGDDAEVLQAIGIWLPDGREDYAIPDLSVVDADLEDHHIENNCYDPVGFRLVLEVTSSNYQTDLRTKVIAYGNAKVPVYVIVDRRHSRVHVLTDPVADGYETHRVHAPGELVTLPESIGAKVTLDVAEVLRAATPGPKAE from the coding sequence ATGTCCGCAGCACCCGCTGAGCACCCCCCCAGCGAATGGCCGCTCCTCGACCTGGCCAACCGGCTCATGGAGCAGTACCCGGGCCACCGCGTCGAGATCATCGGAGGGCAGATCCTCGTTTCGCCACCAGCCGACCGCGCCCACGCCAGGGCCTTGACGGGCCTCATGCTGCCCTTCCTCGACGCAGGGCTGCACGGCGACGACGCAGAGGTGCTCCAGGCCATCGGTATCTGGCTGCCGGATGGCCGTGAGGACTACGCCATCCCGGACCTCTCCGTGGTCGACGCCGACCTGGAAGACCACCACATCGAGAACAACTGCTACGACCCCGTCGGCTTCCGGCTGGTCCTGGAAGTCACCTCCAGCAACTACCAGACCGACCTGCGGACCAAGGTCATCGCCTACGGCAACGCCAAGGTCCCCGTCTACGTGATCGTCGACCGCCGGCACAGCCGCGTGCACGTCCTCACCGACCCGGTCGCAGACGGCTACGAGACCCACCGCGTCCACGCCCCCGGCGAGCTCGTCACCCTCCCCGAGTCGATCGGCGCCAAGGTCACCCTCGACGTGGCCGAGGTGCTGCGCGCGGCCACGCCCGGGCCGAAGGCCGAGTAG